The genomic interval GAGCCCTTAGAGCCTCTGATCCCAGCCAACCTCTGAATTAAGTATCCTTTGACCCTGGGAACTGCCACCTCCGGAACTGGAGAGCTAGGGAGCATTTGAAGAACTTCATCCATTTGACAAACATTGAGTGAGCACCAGGCCCAGTGCTGGTGCTGGGAACACAATGGTGAACAAAATCAATGGGTTCCTGCCCTCCAGGGGCTGATGTTCGAGGAGACagatggaaaaaagtaaaaatgcaccACACAGTGTAATCATCACTGTTACAAAGGGGGAacatggtgggggagggaggctgtGGGAGTAGGTGGAGTCCCCCAATCCAGCCCTGGAAATCACCTCTAAACCCAAATCCAAAAGAATTGTGGgaagtggaggtggggagggagagggcacaTGGGAAGGCCAGAGGCATTCCCTCTGTCCCAAAGTGGTAATCCTTCCCACATCTCAACCGGCCAGGGGTCCAGTTTCTCCTTGCATAGCCCCAGAGACTGGAAACTAACTTCTGGGTAAACCAGCCCGTTCTGTGAATGCCTGGGTCTGGCTCTGCTCCCAAGCCTATTCTGCACAGCCTTTTAATTAGTAACAATAATTTATCATTCGTTCAAGGAGTATTTACTGAATGCCCACTTTGCACCTGCTAGGTGCTTCACATGAATGATTGATTCCTCACCGGGATTATCCCCATTgttcaaatgagaaaacaggctcagaaCCAGTGTCTTGCCAGGGGACTTCCTAAATGTCAGGCCTCACCCAGTCTGCTGCGCCTTCAGGATCCCTGCCCCTACCCACTGAACCTCACTGCCTCCCATTGGACTCCGCTCACCCAAATGCCTTCCCCTGGGGTCCACGCAGAAGAGGAGCTTGGACcccatcccctgtcccctccagCAAGCTGGCCTACCCGGGCGTCGGCCTCCATCCCCTCAGAAGCTAAGGAAACAATGGCGGGGTCGGCAGGGGAGGCGAGGGCGCGGGTGCTCCCCCGCCCGCTGCCCTTTGTCTTCCCGCCTGCCCCCCTCGTGCGTCCCGGGAGGCTGGGAGGCACCTCTCGCAGGCTTCCTCCTCCCATTCTTGTGCTAATTGGGTGTCAAGCTGAGATCAGTGAGAAAGAAATCCTCCCCGGCTGGGGTTAAACTGCCGCCAAAGACTAGGGCTGAGCCCAGAATATCATTAGGCGAGAAGGAAGCAGGGCCCCCCTCCCCGGGGGGGAGGGGCCAGCCGCTCGTTCGGGCCCCTTTGAAAGTCACTCGGTCGCCCCCTCCCTCGCCGCCGCCGCTTCAGTGGGCCCCTCGGAGGTATTTAACCTTCCCAGGAATTGAAAGTGATACTCCCAGCGCTTGCCTGGCGGCCACTTGCCAGTCCCAAGGGCGGTAGGACCTCCGGGGACGCTCGAGGCAGGCCCCTGCTACCCTCCCCCGCGCAGGTTGCGGACGGGAACACTGAGGCCGCTGGAAGGGGGGCCTGCGTCCCAGCGCCGCCCTTCACCACCTCCGCGGTCTGTGGagaggctctgcctctctgagcttcagattTATTATCTGTGGAATGGAGATCAAAATAGCAGCTCCTTTATGTTATGGATTTCATGCAATAATGCACATAAAGCGCTTTGCACAGGGCCTGACACATAGGAAGTGCCAGTCTAAGGAAGCGGTTTGATTTTTTACAGATCTCCTCGAGGGGCTCCCAGTCTCCGGAGATGTGCCAGTACAAGCGCCCACAAAACACTCATTACTCATTTTTCAGATCTTGCCTCAcctaccccctacccccaccccccagtctcaCTGCACTTCTTTAATCTGCCCTCAGGTCTTTACACGTTGCTGCTCCTTCTGTTTGGGACACTTCCCCTCCTTGGAGATCTTCCTTTAAGTCTCTCTGACCAGGAAACACAAGCCACCCCTACCCATTCCTATCCCCGTGTCCGCCTGGACACCAGGTTAGGTGCCGCTAAGCACACaccttttgtttctttactgCTGGCCCTGCCCCAGACAGTAGATCCAGGGCCTGGGTCCCAGTCTTTCTCACCATGCCCCCATACCAAATGTCTTTAGGATCTGCTCCATAGACAAAATTACTCTGTGCTCTGTAAACCGTGAAGCACTAGATAAATGTCAGGAAATGCCCAATAAACAGTAACTATCGTTCATTAACTTCACAAGCactattgagcacctactgcgtGCACAGACAGTTCACAATTCACACTGTCGTGGTTTGCGTAAGGCTGAAGGCCCAGCAGCCCACCAGTCCCACCCCTTCACGGAGGGGCTGATGTGGAAGTGGGAAGCTCAGGACTAGTCTGGGGTCTTCACACCTGAATGACATCTCCCTTTTTAACTACCTGCCAGCACCAGACCCTGTGCTAAGACATTCCCATGCAACAATCCTATTACATGTTCACAAAGATCGCAATGTAGATTCCTACAGGAGAGGAGACTGAGACTGAGCCTGACTAATGGACTTGAACACAGGcctgactccttttttttttttttgtatttttctgaagctggaaacggggagagacagtcagacagactcccgcatgcgccagactgggatccacacggcacgcccaccagggggcgtcgctctgccgcaaccagagccactctagcgcctggggcagaggccaaggagccatccccagcgcccgggccatctttgctccaatggagccttggctgcaggaggggaagagagagacagagaggaaggagagggggaggggtggagaagcagatgggtgcttctcctgtgtaccctggccgggaattgaacctaggacctctgcacgccaggccgacgctctaccactgagccaaccggccagggccataggcCTGACTCCTGAGCTGGAGCTTCCACCACTTTATACTGCCTTTGGAGAAGGTGTTCAACATGGAGGAAGGCTTAGGCTCCTTCCCATTGGGAGCATGCACTGCTCAGGGCTAAAGATACaaggctggggccctggccagtggctcagtggctagagcatcagcctggcatacggacatcctgagttcaattcctggtcagggcacacaagagaagtgaccatctgcttttcccccttccctctcccccttttctccctcttcccctcccacagcctgtggcttgattggttcaagtgtggccccaggtgctgaggatagctctgttggagcgcatcagcctcaggtgccaaaaatagcttggtacatgaacattggcccaagatggggtcaccaggtggatcccagttagggcatatgcaggagtctgtctccctccttttgcttaaaaatgaaaaaaaaaaacaacaacaacaaggctGTGCTGTCAGCCAAGCCCAGCCCCTTGGAAACCTTCAAAAGCCCACCCCAAGGTCCTCTGGGCTGGGTTCCTGCCTGAGGGTGAAATGGGGACtcacagcccctcctccctccttgccTGGGCTGAACTCTAGGGGCCTGGCAGGATTCTGCAAGCTCTGCACGCCCTCTGCTGGTCACATTAGGGCACTGCAGACACACCCTGACCACATTTAGCATCCCTAAGGGGCCACCTGCCACCCCCCTAAACCCCCATCTCTGCCCCTTGCCCCCAAGAGAAGCAACAGACTCCTCTTTCAAAGGCCACTTCCCTAGGCGGCATCACAGATTTCTTATCCTGGCCACCCTCCACCTGAACTGGCAGCTGCTGGCCTAGGGTGTGGCCCAGTCTGCTCCACAGGCATTCATTCCTGGAATGGAAGCTCTTCTGGCTTTCCTGCTGTCTTCAGCACCATGAGGCGGGTGGAGCAGTGGGAAGGGCCCTGGGGTTTGCATTCCAGCCCTCactacttgctgtgtgaccccaACCACGGGACAGTGGTGAGGGTCAGTGAAGATAAAAACCGGGGTGCAGGGCCCAATGCCCTGGGTTGGACTCCTTTCCAGTCAAGCCATACACTTCCAGCCCAGGTGTGACTCGTGATGGGGCTGAGGGCACTGCTGACTCCACAGCCCTGGTAAGACTGTCCCAGGAGCTGTCTTGGACTCTGCCAGAGCCAGCTAGGTAACCCTGCTCTGCCCCTGCACAGCCTGCGAACCCCTGGGGAAATGCAAGAGCCAGGGTCTAGAGGTGGGATCCTGCTCTGGGCTAGGGCGTCTCTCTCCAAGGCTCTGAGCAGCCCTCCCCTCATGATGGCTACCTTCAGCAATCTGAATCTTCCCGATTACTCCCGTTTCACTGATAAGACAGTCACTTGCCCATGACCACAAGCTCATAAATGACAGAGCTACTTTGGACTTTCCAGCTAAACACCTTGCCAGACTCAACTGGGAACTGAAATGGGGGGCTGTGGCATCTTACCAGCCCTAAGTCCAAGTGAGTGAATAGACGAGTAAAGGGGCCAGAGGAGCAGGAGGTGGGGCCTAAGCAGGCTGGAGGGAGCTCAGGTGGCATGCAGACAGGCTGGGGGGAGTCAAGGCAGAGTTTATTGGCCCCTGAGTGCCTCCCACCCCTGCTCTCAAAGCCAGGTCAGGGCTGAGATGGAGGTGACATGGACAGACCCACACAGACAGAAGGGCCCTGCCTGAGGGACGCCAGGCAGCCACCCAGGGAGAGGACGAGAGAGGAAGGATGTTCAGTCCGATGGCCTGCTGCAGGTTGGGGCCTTCTCTCAGCCTGCAGCTCCGGGACCAGGATCCTCTTCGACCAGCTGATCGACAGCCTCTACCCCTGCCCACTCTGCTGGCTTCCTGAGTACTGGGGCTTCTGCCCTGGTCCCATTGACAAACTCCTGCTCTCTGAGGAGTGCTTGGcaaccctccacctccccctcaccTGACCCGAGACATCATCCTGAGGGGCCCAGTCAGTCTCAGCCTGGGGCCCTGCCTGGCCTCGAAGACATCTGTGGACACAGGGCTTTCACAAAAAGCCACTGGGGCAAGGGGGAGGCGGCAGTGAGTCACTTGGCAGTTTGAGGGGGGTCAGAACCTCACAGTCGAGGtacctggccctgcctgctttGGTCTGGCATTGCCCAGGACCCCTCTGGGGTGGGAGCTGGGGCTCTGGATCCAGCACCCGCTGGCCCCGAGAGGGTCCAGGGACAATCACAGCTTCTCCTCGCCAGCCCGGATTCGGGTGTAGGCCTCTTGGTCCAGTGGGACATAGCGGCCCCTCCGGGCATCCAGGTAGAACAGCGGGTCTTTCACGACCGCAGGGTCAAAGCCCTCCTTCCGCAGCTCCGTCTTCAGTAACTTGAACGTCCCTGAGGAAGCGGAAGACCGGGAAAGAGTCAGAGGGTGCGGGGCAGGGGCTGAGCTCCCGGGAACCCACCCAGTAGggctggagacagagagagggctgaAGAGACGTAGGAAAAGGCACCTATGGAGGGCAGACTCCTTTACAGTTTGCAAAGAAGGCTCCCTCCGCTCATTACACAGTGGTTCTCAGAGAGCCCTGGCAAAGGggcgggatggggtggggagtgggaaggggggTTCATTACCCACCCACtttttacaaatggggaaaccACAACCTGAAGCAGGGAAGCTATTTGTCCATGGCCAGAGTGAGTGAcagcagagggaggagcagaacttgggtcttctgtgaACTTTCATCTGAGCACCTCCCAAGTACAGGTGTGATGGTATTTAATATACTTATCAACACCAGAGGGTTTAACTGTATTCCATGGATTCTAAGATACACATTGTCAGATTTTAACACCTCTGAAACAGTGTTAGTAGCTgcagtttttttcttaatggtatcAGGGCAGGGCTGACACGGTGACCATGTGGGGGTAGCCACGCAATTGGGGCTAGAGGCCGAGCAGCTGGTGGGCCAGGGCAGGGCAAAGGACTAAGGAGAGCAGGgtggggtctgggtctgggtgtCCTGCTGGCTAGGCCGGCCACCCAGGAAGGGGCCTGGGCCGGGACCCCGCCCGCTggggcaggcagggacagaccTGTTTTGTGAAGTTCGGGCAGGAAGCGCAGGAAGATAGGGCGGGCGTAGAGGGGCAGCTCCTTCTCCAGGAGCTGTGCAAAGCGCTCCAGGTCACAGCTGACAGTGGCGTTTGCCACGGCAGCCATCCCAGCTCGGCCCTCAGTTCCTAAGGGCAGGGAGTGGACAGTGAGTGGCTGGCAgtgccccctctgcctccccacacacacccaccaccTCCCACTGCCCTACACAGATACCTGGCACCTCGACGCCGTACACTGCCACATCGACCATGTCCAGCAGGCGGCTGAGAACGCCCTCCACCTCCGTGGTGGACACGTTCTCGCCTTTCCAGCGGAACGTGTCCCCCGTGCGGTCTCGGAAGTACAGGTAGCCCAGCTCATCCATCACCAGCACATCGCCTGGGGAGGGGTCGTGTTAGCCAAGGCAGGCTCACAGCCCGAGGGCAGGAGTCGGGCCCTCTGCTGGATCCCAGTGATTGGCGTTGCTGTAGGGAGTCCTGGAAAGGTATTCTCTGAAGGTGGGGAAGGCCCTCCATCCTCCTCCACCCCCGCTCTCTGACAGGGCTCTGAATGGCTTGGGAGAGGCGCACCCACCGGTGAGGTAGGCCTGGTCCCCCTTGTTGAAGACGTCCTTGGCAATCTTGTTGTTGGCACCCTGGTTGAGGTAGCCATCGAAGCGCCGCAGGGGGTCCTGCTGGATGATGCGGCCCACCAGCTGGCCCGGCTCACCTGGGGGCAGGGAAGGCCAGGCCACATTTGCTCTGGGTGGCCTCTTCCACTGGTCCCCCTGGCCCCAAATGCACCCTGCACGTGGATCTGACTTCCGTCACATGGCTTCCCACAGAAATGCCCATTTCTTCTGCTAGCCTGGGCaccaccctgcccccaccccgagCAGGGAGCTGCTCTTGGCAACCCTGACACCTGCAGGCCTTAGTGATGTCCGGTCAGCTGAGCAGATGGaaagatgaataaatggatgagaGGGTGGCCAGGCCTGACTTGGACAGTCTGGCCAAAGCCAGCACGCCCTGGGCTCCTGGCTCAGCTCCTGAGCTTCCTATCTGCACCACATGATCCTCAAAACCACCCGTGAGCAGTGCTGCCACCAGCCCCCCTGCAGAGGCAGGACCCGGCACAGAGCTAACGGGCTGAGCGAGGTTCATCCCAGGCGGCCTAGACCCAGGATACTCAACACGAAAGTGAATGAATGGGCTGACGGATGGGTGGGATGGTGAAAAATGGATACATGGACTGATGGGAGCAGAGATACACAACTCACAGCCCTAAGAGAAGAGCTGATGGATGGCTATCGGTCAGAACAGGGTCACCTACCCACCCATTCCTGTCTTGTCTCTCTGCTGGGCCAACCCCTCCCTGGGGACCTCCAATTCCAAGCCCAGGACAGACCTGGCTTGCAGGGAATGCAGACGCCATTGGGCCCCCGGATCAGCTCCATGGTGTCCTCGTTGACACGAACCAGCCGGATTGGGTACACGAAGGACAGGATGCGGCTGTTGAAGCCACAGGCTCCCACCTGTAAAGGCCAAGACTTGGGCCTGGGCCACGCGGGTCTGACACTGAGTGGCAGCATTATGAGTAACGACTAGAAAACTCGGTCCAGATGGACTGCCGGAGGCCGTTGCCCAGTGTGTGTTGGGGCCACTCAGCGCCCACACTCCTTCGCTGGAACTCTGCCCTCCCCTCTAATGCCTGTGCTTTCTGTGGGCCAGCTGCGTGCCAACCTGGGTCGTACCTGGCTGTCGAAGTTGCCCAGGCTGCAGTTACACTCAGTGGCCCCGTAGAACTCGGCCACCTGGCGGATGTTGAAGCGACTAGAAAACTCGGTCCAGATGGACTGCCGGAGGCCGTTGCCCAGTGCCATGCGCACCCGGTGCTGCCTTTCCGCCTCCCGGGGCGGCTGGTTCAGGAGGTAGCGGCACAGCTCGCCGATGTACTGCACGACCTGGGGGCAGACCTGGCATGCGTCTGGGTCCCTGGGGTGGCTGACACCCACCCTCCCAGTGCCTTCGGGCCCTGCCCCTGCTACTTCCGGCCCTCCCCAGCAGGGACAGGCcttctcctctctgggcctcagcctccccatcTGAACAGTGAACAACTGGCTGCCTCAGCTGTCAGACAGATGTCCCCATGAGGGGACGGGGTGGCTCATCCCCTTCCCACTTACTCACCGTGCAGTTGTACTTGATACAATCATCCCAGAACCGGGAGGCTGAGAACTTCTTCCGGATGACCACAGTAACGCCATGGAGCAGGCACTGCCCGACCCCCACGATGTTTCCTGCAGGCAGAGTGGGCTCTGGAGGTCAGGAAGATGGCAGACCTTCCCTCCAGAGCCTCCTCTTGCCCAGCCCAAAGGCCCTTTTCCTTGGTCTCTCCTTCTTGTCCTCTCTCCAACACTAATGATCATACCTCTCCCCTAGTCAGATATCTTCCATGGCTCCCCAGTGCCTATGGGATCAAGGATACATTCCCCCAGAACTTACAGAGCAGGCCCCAGGTTCCTGCTCCTATACTCATAATGCTGCCACTCAGCTGGGGGGACCCACCTAGCCCACCTGGCTTCTGCACCTCACATCTTCTTGCCTTGGGCAtgcttcttccaggaagccttcttggCCATCAATGGGCTCTTCCCTTGAGCTGAGCTCCCGTTCCCTGGCCGTCCCACACTCACCATGCTATTTCTTATATCATGTGAGGGGGCTTCCCATCATTCATCCTGCCCCAAACACATACCCAACCCTAAGCACCATGAGGGCAGAAACTATATTTATTCCATCTCTGTCCTAAGATCCTAAAACCAAGCAGCAAGGCCGTGTATGTCGGTGGAAATAAACTGACAAGTGAGACCAGCCCAGGTGCCCCGAGGGACACAGCCACACAGGCCATCAGACTGGTGTGGCCATCCTCATTCCGAGCTCCGGTCAGTGGCCACGTCTGGAACGGAATCTGATTTGACTCCAAAGCTCACGTGTTTCTACTGCAACATGCTACCTGGCCAGGGGGGTGGGGCTCGAGGCACCAGAGGTTCTGGAGTTGGAGGGGGCCCAGGTTACCTGCAGAGTGGTAGAGCGGGAGGCAGTCGTAGATAATGTCATCGGGCCGCATGCGAAACCCGTAGTACACCAGGGAAGCCATGCGGTAGTacctgggagggggagggcagaggtggAGCGCTCAGTGGGCCcctgggagggcaggaggggaggctcCTGGGCCCTGCCACCCCCAGCTCTCCCCCCGGGCCCTCGCCCCTTACCTGCTGTGCACCACGATGGCAGCCTTGGGCAGCCCTGTGGTGCCCGACGTGTAGATGTAGAAGAGTTTATCTGAAGGAAACAGACACATAAGCGCTGTGAGAGGCAGCAGCACAGGGCCAAGCACGGGGTCAGACGGACATCTGTATGTGTGTATCATTCAATACCTCTTCCTATCACACCTCCTCCAAAAAGCCTACTCTGCTGACCCCAGGCTCCGCTCTGCTCTCGTGCCTGCACCTGTTTCATCAACAAACTTCTGGGCCCTCACTCTGTGCCAGGACCAGGGAGACATCAGTGACTAAGACGGGTACAGGCTCTGCCCTAGTGAAGGCTGCAGCCAAGCGGGACAGGAAGACGAAGACACAGGCATTCCAGTACCAAGCATACAGTGCCAGAAAGCACAGGGCCTGTCAAAGCCCATggcggttcttttttttttttttttttaacagggacagagagagtcagagagaaggataggcaGGGatagcagacagacaggaacggagagagatgagaagcatcaatcatcagtttttcgttgcgacaccttagttgttcattgattgccttctcatatgtgccttgaccacgggccttcagcagaccgagtaaccccttgctcgagccagcgaccttgggtccaagctggtgagcttttgctcaaaccagatgagcacgcgctcaagctggcgacctcggggtctcaaacctgggtcctctgcatcccagtccgacactttatccactgcgccaccgcctggtcaggcccagtggCGGTTCTTGACCCaggcttcaggaggggaggaggcatcAGGGTGGGCTTCCTATAGGAGGTGACGCCTACCCCAATCTTAGAGCATGGGGAGGCATTAGCTGCAGGAAGCAGGGCGCTGAGATAGCAGCCTGACCATTCCTTCTCCCCACCCTGCAGCCCAGTTCAGAGCCTTTCACATTCTGGTTTCTGTAGGAGGCTAGGCCCCAGCTGGAGGCCCCAAGAGATCTGGAACACCATGGGATGACAGAATGTTCCACATCAACCATCTCCTGCTGTTTGCCAGCCCTAAACTACACGCCACGAGGGCACCAGATGGAACCTGCCTGGGTCCCTGCCCTCGAGTGCCTTACAAAAAGCATCAAGAGATGAGATCTGCATATGACAGA from Saccopteryx leptura isolate mSacLep1 chromosome 2, mSacLep1_pri_phased_curated, whole genome shotgun sequence carries:
- the SLC27A4 gene encoding long-chain fatty acid transport protein 4: MLLGASLVGVLLFSKLVLKLPWTQVGFSLLLLYLGSGGWRFVRIFIKTIRRDVFGGMVLLKVKTKVRRYLRQRRTVPILFASTVQRHPDKTALISEGTNTHWTFRQLDDYSSSVANFLQAQGLASGDVAALFMENRNEFVGLWLGMAKLGVEAALINTNLRRDALRHCLTTSQARVLIFGSEMAPAVSEIHSSLDASIRFFCSGPWEPGSVPTGTEHLDPLLEDAPKHLPSRPDKGFTDKLFYIYTSGTTGLPKAAIVVHSRYYRMASLVYYGFRMRPDDIIYDCLPLYHSAGNIVGVGQCLLHGVTVVIRKKFSASRFWDDCIKYNCTVVQYIGELCRYLLNQPPREAERQHRVRMALGNGLRQSIWTEFSSRFNIRQVAEFYGATECNCSLGNFDSQVGACGFNSRILSFVYPIRLVRVNEDTMELIRGPNGVCIPCKPGEPGQLVGRIIQQDPLRRFDGYLNQGANNKIAKDVFNKGDQAYLTGDVLVMDELGYLYFRDRTGDTFRWKGENVSTTEVEGVLSRLLDMVDVAVYGVEVPGTEGRAGMAAVANATVSCDLERFAQLLEKELPLYARPIFLRFLPELHKTGTFKLLKTELRKEGFDPAVVKDPLFYLDARRGRYVPLDQEAYTRIRAGEEKL